The DNA window AGCATTTTCGATGTTGGAGTATTTACTGGAACACAGGAACGGGTTTGTTAAGGACCGCTAAGATCTTCCTGGGGGCAGGTTCTGAGAGCTGGTGGTTAAAGGGGCTGCTCGAGAAATGTGGTGGCACATTTACATTGCCTTACCCACCGGAGTggtgcttgcttgcttgctcagttgctcagtcctgtccaactttgcaaccccgtggactgtaacccaccaggctcctatgtccatggaattttctaggcaggaatactgcagtgggtttctgtttcctacTCCACTGGTAAGTGGCCTCTAATCCTTTTTATAGAACTAGTTAACATGGATGTATATGTGTTGTTCTGCCTCTTCAAAGCCAGAAGAAGGCTATGCTATCCTGAAAATCACCCTGGGCTTGAAATCGAAAACCATGGCTCACGTCCCGGCTCTGCCTTCACTAGCTGAGCTCCCTTGGGAGACTCACTTACCCTCCCACTCCACTTCCCATCCTGGTAAATGGGGCTGATACTGCCAGGTTCCCTGGTTCTCAACCATCCATCTGCAGACCTGTCAGCTCTGGTCCAAGATGAATTATTCAGCTGCCTGTGACAAAAATGTGACAGTGATATAGTAAACAATGGAGTAAATTGTTCACCAAGTTAAATGTATTCGATTTCAAGGCCTGTCTTTTATTCCAAAATTATGTCCTATCTAGGTCTGTAGTATTAAAATTCCCCTTTTATGAGATGATGGTGAAAAAAGACTGCAGtcatagtaatttttaaagttttttggcAAAATAAGGAGTCAGTAGCCATATGTTGGAGTCAGTACCCTATTTTGTTGTTATAGTACTAGTCTCTGAAATCTAAGTCTGATGACCACTGGCCTTAGTTCACAGGTTATTATGAAAACTGAAATAAGACATGCtaaaatgtatcatttataaATAGATAAAGGTTACCCAAACATTAGGTGTTATTTTAATCATTACCTAAAACCATAATCCTCCGGTGAGGTGTTATGGTGGATACCTTGAGGGTGGAGGCGCGAAGTCTGTCAGTTTATTTTCCACCTGTAATAGATTTTAACAAGCAAAATAAACCAGAGAATTGCCTCCTTGAAGAAAAGGGAAATCCTTTGCTTTAGATTTTGCCGTTCCAATGGAACAGTTTGCCCAGATTTACTCTTATCTGACTTcctttaattataattttcacTTTTAGAAGTCAAGAACCCAGGGCAACTTTCCTTAGCACTTCTAAATCTTTTCTCCTTAATGGTATTGTTGGCCTGTTTCAATGGCATGGGATTGGAAAGATTTTGTCCTCAACTatagtttctctttttccattaTTACAAGAAATTCTGtaacatagacattttaaaaggataGAAAACCAGTCAAACAATCCTAGCATTGCAGGGTGAGGTGTGGAAGGACACAGCTCTGTCTAGTTCTAGTTTGAAATTACTAATGCGGTAGTCAGGAGGGTCTTCATATATCATGAATGTGCGTCGTGATACATGTCAAGAATTATTGGCCTTCCAGcttatatctttaattttatacAAAACAATACCTCAAAACAACTAGTTCTGGATCCATTTACCATCCTTTTTTGGAATTTACCATTTCTTTGCTAGTTTTCAATCTCCCCACTGCTAGCCACAGCAAAAAGGATCGAAGTTTCTTAGGAACTGGACCTCCCTGTAGGTAAGACTAGTATTACATGCACTCAGGGATTGAGAATTTCAGATTTCAAGTGATTACCACTGAGCCTATCCACTGGTAGCTATGGAGCTCCCACTCTGTAAGGTCTTTGTTCTGTGTCATGATGCTTCACAGAGGATAAAGACAAAATGGTCCCTGTCCTCCAAAAGCTTTTGATTCTAAAAGGGGGAAACAAGACTAGTAGACATTCAATTCTGAGGGTTGGTACTCACCACACACATTCATGTGGGTACATGAGtgaaaaacatacaaaatttcAAAGGGACCAATATGGTACAATACAAGTAAGCTTGTAAAGGGAGTTGATGTATCAACGGGGATAAGACATTAGCAACATGACATTTAGAGTTCATTAAAGCCAGACTTGATCTCCCAGgaataaattacataaattattGTTTTGACATGAATTTTAGATTGAActacttgattaaaaaatattggaTTTTCCTGGCTCTGTCACCAATAGGATTTATGCATGGACAGTTTATGCATGATTGTGGTGTTTCCCACCTTCTTCCAGAAGGCAATGGGAATGGCTGCCACTCTTCCTAGGGCAAAAACTAAATTTAATTGCTATCTGAGTAGTGTTAAAGGCAGTAGTATAACTAGATACATGTGACTGGGATTCTGAACAGCTGGTTTTGAGTCAAGAACCCTTGCCCACTCTCAATTCCCCATTCCCAAAAGGAACTCTTCCCAAAGCCAGAGTTATGGCTGGGGGTGCCACAGCTGCTCTCACCTTTCCACAAGGAGAGAAGCTGCTGTCAGATGCCTGGCCTAACTGGAAGTTTCTGTGGCTCCAAGAGGAGCAACTCTCTCTACTCTTCACCAAAAAATAGATGGCCGAGAGCCTAGGTCAGTCACTGTTCACCCCTGCCATCAGTATCTGCCACCAAATTCTGTCTGGCCAGGCTCCAAACCACAAGTTGGAAGAAAGCTTTCAGAAGTCACTTTGTTTACCCTCTCCTAAAGATGACAATCCCACTTAATTTAAGACACCACATTTCATCACTCATCCAAATGTTTAGCAAATATCACTGTCATTAAATGTGACGGGCATATCCTCTGGCCCCATGGACTTCTGACCTTATAATGTAGGGCTCTGCTGGAGAAGCCTAGACCAGCATCTCTAGCATGGGCTCTTGCCCTGGTCTGAGCGCAGTGATGAGTAAACCCCACAACTCtaaagatgttcaagctggaggAACATAGCCAAAGTGGAGGTTTTGAACAGAGCCTTTCAGAGGTTACCAGTTTGCACCACAGGTTTGCACTGGACAAATGACCCAGTTTGCACACATCACCCCCATCAGTTCAATCCCATGTCCATTAGTCATCACCATTGCTAGGGGCATTGTATACTATCATgtttaatggtattttttttcctgacagaTGAAATTTTAGCTCCATTAAAGCAGCCACATGTTACAGACCCTAAATCCTTTTCACTCTGTGGGACATTAAAACCATCCTAATGGACTTTTCTCACCCTGTGACATGATTTCTTCCCAAAGCACTCTCCCCATTCTTTCGATTTAAAAGACttggatttattttaataaataaatacaaatatatatgtacatatatatatatatatatcactctCAATTTGAAAAGCTATTAAGAAAGGTTTCCAGATTTCAACCTAGAGAggagaaaacataaatgaagagCACAGGAGTCATAGAACTGTACAGCTTTAATCACAGGCAATGAGTCCCAAAGGGGTGGCAAAAAGAACCTAGCAGAAAGAACTGCTGCTAGCTATCTGATCTTGGACAATGTATTTaaactctcagagcctcagttttctcatgtgatAGAATCGAATTAGTTAAACATTTATCAAGCTTTCATTATGTGCTGGGCTTTGCGACAGGCATTGGGTAGGTCTCGCAGTATCAAACGGAATGAAAAAATGTAATGTCAAAGGTCAGCAACAAAGCAGATATtcaaaaaatatgtttctttccaCTTCCCTTTCAACATACGATCATTGTATATCCCAACACAGTCACAAATAAAGTGACTACAGGCAATTTCATACATAGGAAAAAATTtggttgggggcggggaggcagACAACAATGGATTAGAATATTTTTTCAGCATTTTGCCTCATGAACCTCAGTTCAGCTTGTGCTCTTGACTTAAATCCATGAAACTATGAGTTTCTATTTATGATCAACAATGATTTCTTATTTGATAGGCAGTTCAAGACTTATACAGACGCTGCCTCATTTATCCTTTCAGGCAGCTTGTGAAGTGAATGagaacccattttacagatgagaaagccagTGTACGCAGATTCTTTTATGCCTCTTTCGTtccctggagttggtgatggacagggaggcctggcgtgctgtggttcatggggtcgcaaagagtcggacacgactgagcgactgaactgaactgaactgaactagtactAGTCTGCACAGAGGAAACACTCAAAAGATACTGTTAACCCACTGACCGTTTCAGCCACCCATGAAGGGGAGGTACCCCGAGAGTTAGCAAAAAGATGTGGATTCCGGATTGCACTGTGGCCGCTCAGCTTTGCCTTCTCCTTCCTGCAGGTAGGTGAATCATGGGGGACTGGAGTTTCCTGGGGAACATCTTGGAGGAGGTTAATGAGCACTCCACGGTCATCGGCCGCGTATGGCTCACGGTGCTTTTCATCTTTCGGATCCTCATCCTCGGCACTGCAGCAGAGTTCGTGTGGGGGGATGAGCAGTCTGACTTCGTGTGCAACACCCAGCAGCCAGGTTGCGAGAACGTCTGCTACGACGAggccttccccatctcccacatCCGTCTCTGGGTCCTGCAGATCATCTTCGTCTCCACGCCGTCGCTGGTGTACGTAGGGCACGCGGTGCACCACGTCCGCATGGAGGAGAAGCGCAAGGAGCGCGAGGCCGAGGAGCTGAGCCAGCAGTCACCGGGCAACGGCGGCGAGAGGGCGCCCCTAGCGGCGGACCAGGGCAGCGTCAAGAAGGGCAGCAGCAGCTGCAAGGGCACCAAGAAGTTCCGGCTGGAGGGGACCCTGCTGAGGACCTACGTCTGCCACATCATCTTCAAGACCCTCTTTGAGGTGGGCTTCATCGTGGGCCACTACTTCCTGTATGGTTTCCGGATCCTGCCTCTCTACCGCTGCAGCCGGTGGCCCTGCCCCAACGTGGTGGACTGCTTTGTGTCACGACCCACCGAGAAAACCATCTTCATCCTCTTCATGCTCTCCGTGGCCTCCGTGTCCCTCTTTCTCAATATTCTGGAGCTGAGCCACCTGAGCCTGAAGAAAATCCGATCCGCCTTCAAGAGGCCAGTGGAGCAGCCACTGGGGGAGATTCCTGAGAAGTCCCTCCACTCCATTGCCGTCTCCTCCATCCAGAAGGCCAAGGGCTACCAGCTCCTCGAAGAAGAGAAAATCGTGTCCCATTATTTCCCTTTGACGGAGGTGGGGATGGTGGAGGCCAGCCCCCTTTCTGCCAAGCCTTTCAGTCAGTTCGAGGAGAAGGTGGGCCCGGGGCCCCTGGGAGATTTATCCAGGGCCTACCAGGAGACACTGCCTTCCTACGCTCAGGTGGGCGCCCAGGAGGCAGTCGCGGAGGGGCAGCCCGTAGAGGCGGCCGCGGAACTAGAGGTGGGTGAGAAGAGTCAAGAGGCGGAGAGAGTGAGCACAGAAGGCCAAGAGGCCCTGGCCGTGCTGGAAGCGGAGAAAGTGGAGCCCCCCGAAGTGGAGAAGGAGGTTGAGAAAGAAGAGCCGCCGCCTGAGAAGGTATCACAGCAAGAGCTGACGCCTGAGAAGGCGCCTTCGCTGTGTGCGGAGCTGCCAGGGGACGACACCAGACCCCTGAGCAGGCTGAGCAAAGCCAGCAGCCGGGCCAGGTCAGACGATCTCACCGTGTGAAGCGGTGCCAGAGAGAGAAAACGCCTGAGCTAACCAACACACGGCAAGATGAAACCTAAAGTTGCCGACacgatttgagtcttctctccctcccctcacaCCCACCCTGGTTGGATGGGCACCGTGGTAGAACCGTGCATGCCGTACAACCAGG is part of the Odocoileus virginianus isolate 20LAN1187 ecotype Illinois chromosome 5, Ovbor_1.2, whole genome shotgun sequence genome and encodes:
- the GJA8 gene encoding gap junction alpha-8 protein; its protein translation is MGDWSFLGNILEEVNEHSTVIGRVWLTVLFIFRILILGTAAEFVWGDEQSDFVCNTQQPGCENVCYDEAFPISHIRLWVLQIIFVSTPSLVYVGHAVHHVRMEEKRKEREAEELSQQSPGNGGERAPLAADQGSVKKGSSSCKGTKKFRLEGTLLRTYVCHIIFKTLFEVGFIVGHYFLYGFRILPLYRCSRWPCPNVVDCFVSRPTEKTIFILFMLSVASVSLFLNILELSHLSLKKIRSAFKRPVEQPLGEIPEKSLHSIAVSSIQKAKGYQLLEEEKIVSHYFPLTEVGMVEASPLSAKPFSQFEEKVGPGPLGDLSRAYQETLPSYAQVGAQEAVAEGQPVEAAAELEVGEKSQEAERVSTEGQEALAVLEAEKVEPPEVEKEVEKEEPPPEKVSQQELTPEKAPSLCAELPGDDTRPLSRLSKASSRARSDDLTV